In Acidobacteriota bacterium, the DNA window CCAAAGGCAATCGCGTCGGCGACAATGATGTGCGTGCGGCCTTGCAGGTACGGCAACAGATAAAGGCCTTGCGAGCCGCCGTCTACGATTTCGATGTCGTCGAGCGTGTCTTTGAGTTGGCGCGCGACTTCGACGCCGAAACCATCGTCGCCGAGCAGCGGATTGCCAATGCCGAGCACGATAGCGTTTAGTCTTTTTTCCACGGGATGAGTTTCTCTTGCCAATCGGACGGACGCGATTTGTAACCGGTGATGATCGAAGAGATCAGTCCGCGCTCGGTCAGCACTTCGTAATAAATCACGAAGCCGATGTGATGCACGGCGAAACCCAGGATCAGCCACATCGTCAACCGGTGCAGCCCGCGCACGCTCGCTTCGCCACCCAGGAACGGAATCACCCAGCCAAAAAACATACTCAGCGTGCCATCAGGGTTGATCGCGCCTTTCATCGCAAAGCCGGTCACCGAGATGAACGCGCAGGCCAGAAAGAGCAGCGTGTAAGTCAGCGACGCCAGCGCGTTGTGATCAAGTGTCGGCGCGTAATGGCCGATGTAACGCAACGATAGGTATTCGCGCAGCTTCCACCAGACTTCGCGCCAAAACGAGGCTTGCCACAAATGAAAGCGGAACCAATGGCGATAGGTCTTGCCGCCAAAAAACCAGTACACGCGGAACAGGCCGTTGACGCTGAAAAAGACGGCGGCAAGGAAGTGCACGTTTTTCATCGTCGCCATCGTGCTGGCAAAGAATGGCTCGTCTACGGTGGGGCGATAAAACGGCCCGCCGATGTAAAAGCCCGTGAAGACCAGCGCGATCAGGCAGACAAAATTGAGCCAGTGCCCGGCGCGCACGGCGCGATCCCAGACGTAATACCGCACCGTCTGTTCGGTGCGCGTGCTGCTCGCCGACACGATTTGGGAAGGAAGAATTCTTGCGGCCATTGTTTCAATCCTCCAGCGAACCTCCAGCGAAAAGGCCGCCGCAGATGAACGCAGAGTCACGCGGATTCAAGCCATGCTTTTCCCACGAAGTAACACGAAGTAACCACGAAGAACACCGTTCAACCTGTCCCCCCCTGTGTGCTTTCTTCGGGTGCCTTTGTGGACGAAACCCCTTTTCTATATCCGCGTTCTTCCGCGTCTATCTGCGGCTACTTTTTCATTGCACTTCAACACGCACAAGCTCGTTGCCTTCGGTGTCGAGCACGTGCGTTGAACACGCCAGACAAGGATCGAAGGAGTGAATCGTGCGCAGGATTTCGAGCGGCTGTTTCGGGTCGTGCACCGGCATGCCGATCAGCGAGGCTTCAAACGGCCCGTGCTGCCCGCTGGGGTCTTTGGGCGAACCGTTCCAGGTCGTCGCGACGACGCATTGGTAATTCGAAATTTTCTTGTCTTTGATTCTCACCCAATGCGCCAGCGCGCCGCGCGGTGCGCTGTATGTGCCCACGCCTTTCAGTTCGGTGTCGGGCCAGGTGGACGGATCCCATTTCTCGGTGTTGGCGGTTTGGTAATCGCCCGCCTTGATGTTGGCGACCAGTTCGTCGTGCAGCGTTTTCATCAGGCGCACGGCGCGTTTGG includes these proteins:
- the cybH gene encoding Ni/Fe-hydrogenase, b-type cytochrome subunit, with translation MAARILPSQIVSASSTRTEQTVRYYVWDRAVRAGHWLNFVCLIALVFTGFYIGGPFYRPTVDEPFFASTMATMKNVHFLAAVFFSVNGLFRVYWFFGGKTYRHWFRFHLWQASFWREVWWKLREYLSLRYIGHYAPTLDHNALASLTYTLLFLACAFISVTGFAMKGAINPDGTLSMFFGWVIPFLGGEASVRGLHRLTMWLILGFAVHHIGFVIYYEVLTERGLISSIITGYKSRPSDWQEKLIPWKKD